A stretch of DNA from Lotus japonicus ecotype B-129 chromosome 4, LjGifu_v1.2:
TATTTATgttctcatttaatattatattttaagcTATCGCATCATATTTTCACATATTACAATTTTCACTAATTAGCTGATCAATAATTATCATTCTCTCTTTAATATAACGTACCATTAAATAAATGAgtttcaataaattttaatgaaCTTTTACATTATGCGTACAATCTTAAACAACAATAATCTTGAATAAAATTTGGTCTTTTAGTTGGAAGACAAAGAAGACCCTTAATTGAAGTACTACATGCTAGTAAAAAAAACCTGCTAGATCTTGTGCATTTATTAGACGGCCAATCATATTCAATCCAATGGGTAGATGACAACTGCGCCTAATAATTATATTGAGAGGTTCACATCATTTGGTCAAGTTTCAGAGTTATTTTGGATTTTGGAAGATACACCATGTTTTATAGCTCCACAAATAATATCTGACCCTCGGCATGGACAAAGGGGTCCACTGCAGCGAAATGCGGGGGATCTTTGGCGGTGTGGTTGATCAAACTACAACGTTGTATATGGTGACCAAATAAGTTTTATTAATATAACATCAACAATTGACAAGCCAACACTAATGTGtaataataaaattttcaaatgcaACCACTCACATATAGGAAGAGATTGAGTGCAAGAAAACTGTATAATCCTTTGATTAGATTCTCATTCTAAACAATCATGTGGTGGGTTACTATGAGAAGTACAATCATATAAAGTTAATCTTGGTCCcctgaaaataattaatttaaagagAAGTACAAAAAGTACTTTAATCCAATACAAAAAgaacataaattttttttttgggataaattatttatatttgagACATCATTGGCGTTTAGTGTGGTGTATTGAATGAAATCTATATAGACCCTCATTTAAGTTGTTAGATGACCCAACATGTTTCGACTCTTGGCAAGAGCTATGGCTTGTTCACGCCAAATAGGTAGTTTGTAGAACTGAGTTTGAGTGCGATGAAATTAATTACTCACATCAAAAGACAAAGAAGACATGATTTATACAACAAGTGTTCACACAGGCTTTaataccaaaagaaaaaaaaatgcgaGGGGAGGAGAAAGTAATTGTGGAAGAGGAACAAAATTTGAACGTGGACACTTTATTTTTTCTGCTGTGTTTTCAAGCAAGCTGCAGCATGCAGCATCAATAATCAATATATAATGATGGTATATAATACACAAACAATGCAACAGATACATATATAGGAATGAAACATAAAATCATACATCCTAATATCCTATgcttcctttcaaaaaaaaatatcctaTACTTGGAATGAAAATGAAGGTGGACAATATTCTCAATCTTGGGAAGAAATATAATAATGCTCTTTATAATTGTGATTCATTGAGTCATTTATTTGATTTGTTGACTTATAGTTGGAGCACGAATCACCAGATTTTGTTTCCATGATTTTTCTGCATTTAAGGGTCCTTTGCAGTTTTCCTTATCAATTCCATAATTTTGTTTAAAATTATGGAAATCTCTACGCGCAGCGTCGACGAAGGAGGGGTGTTGCTGAACACATAAGTACCCCGATTTTTTATATCTAAATAAACACTTTCTTCTATTGTTATTTTTAGCCGGTTTTGACTAATCAGAAAGAGAAATTGGTAAGCGACAAGTAGCTGCATGCAGTTGCGGCAGTGTGTTTGAAATTGGTACTCATAAATACCTTCCCTCTTATAACAAGAAACAACAACCCATCACCAAACCCCACTAATCAAATATATCCTATCCTCATATAAATAAAACCCCTTCGTTGTAAACTTCATTGCTAAGCTCAACCAACCTAAAGAGAGCAATCTCATCATGGTGAACCTTGTTGCAGCACAGAGGCCATTGATGCATGGGCTAATGAAGATGGCAGGAATCAGGCCATACACGGTGGAGATAGACTCAGGGACAGTGATGAGTTTTTGGGTGCCTTCAGAAACCATCTCAAAGCCCAAGAAAAAAGATGAAAAGCCTGAAATCGTAGCAAAGCCCACAAAGCCCACCGTGGTCCTGGTCCACGGTTTCGCAGCCGAGGGCATAGTGACATGGCAGTTTCAAGTGGGCGCGTTAACCAAGAAGTACGCGGTTTATGTTCCGGACCTTCTCTTCTTTGGTGGTTCCACCACTGACAAGGAGGACAGGTCACCGGGGTTTCAAGCGGAGTGTTTGGCAGTGGCACTGAGGAAGCTTGGGGTGGAGAAGTGTGTTGTGGTTGGGTTTAGCTATGGTGGGATGGTGGCGTTTAAGATGGCAGAGATGTACCCTGAGCTGGTTCAGGCCATGGTTATTTCTGGGTCCATTTTGGCTATGACTGATTCTATTAGTGAGAGCTCGCTACAAGAGCTTGGGTTCTCTTCTTCGAAGGAGTTATTGTTGCCTGATTCTGTGAAAGGTCTTAAGGCTCTTTTATCTGTTGCTGCTCATAAGAAACTTTGGTTCCCGAATCGGTTGCATAAAGACTTTCTTGAGGTATGTATGTATGCCCTTTGTTTTGTTGTCTTCATTTTGCaccgattttttttttatagacaacaAGAATTATATTAAatggaagtataaggggtacttcaactcaatacaaaaatgaagaagaagagacaaAAAAAGAGCAAACTAAACTAAGAACTAGCAAGTTCAAAAAAACAAAGGTCCAAAAAAGACGCAACTCATTTTGcacccatttttttttttagaatcaaacaaaaatatatatattaatagaaATTAAAGGGGAGGGTAAAACCACCCAGTACAACACGCGGTCTATTATGATATATGAAGTGTGAACACGTTtcatattaaaagaaaataagagtGTGTACTAGTTTAAAATGTAAGAATCAATATACGTtatattttagggttttttttggAAGAAAAATGTACTAATATTCAATACATTTTAATATGCTCTTTACATTTATGTGGATAGCCATGTAGTAATAATGTAATATCTATCTTACGTACACTAATTAATATATCATCCTTGCTGCGGTACCTTAAGCTAGATTAAGACGTGATACCTAAAATGATCTAGTTCAATAATAAAGACTTTGTGTAttgattaaaattttgattttgttctatCATATATAGTAATACAATGTTCCATTCTTAGGAACGTGAGATATACgagttgtgttttctgagctTTATTCATTCATCAACCATGATaattttacgcgcatctccattatcatcattcgtttccaccactcgtccattttcattaaaaaatgaatgtcatgagataaagttaattgacaagtgaagtaaaatataaaaatgtagtatttaccttgaataacatgataataatatattaaattactTAGTGCGGATACCACACCCAAAAAAGATTCAGGGTACCATAGAATTTACCTTAATGTATATAGGCAGTTGTTGCTCACCACATGGAGCATTTATTAAAGAATATAAAAATAGTAATtacttgtaaaaaaaattatttcatgtTGTCATTATTTTAAGCTCAAGtaaacaaataaattaaatatcatattaattaatttaattaccAATGATGATGGTGAGATTGCTCTTATATGCCTACGAATGGTTATTTCAAGAGTGTACCCTCCACTCATATAAAATCTTGAATTCAAATccaatgaataaaaaatatctTCACTGAAAGAGCAATAAGTTTTTATTTACACTTTAAATCACACTtcacaaaaagaaagaaaaaagagatataATAAATGATGTGATAGGAGTAAAAATGAGATATGGGAAAAATTGTTTATAAAATAGAGAGAAAATGAggtgtaaataaataaaaaccaaatTTAATAAAGAGTCATTCACATTTAAAACACACTCACACTAAAAGAGataaaagaagagaagaaaaaaataaataatatgataAATGTTGTGATTAAAAAATGACCACATATTACTTAGAAGAGTTGGTGAAACAATTATgtgtaacaatttttttttttaatattcgaGAATGTTTTGAGGTTACATGACTGAAGAACACGTTGCATATATGCCATTACATTAGTGAGTACTGAGTAGGTAGGTCTTACACTAAAGCACAACTTTCTAGCCGGGATGAGTTAATTGCAATTTTTCATTGATATCCTTTTCATTTTCGATTGTTATATCTTTTCTCTGACAATGACTGAAAAACATAGTTTATGTTTTTCATGGAATAAGTTTTTCTATTGTTGAGTAATCGAATATAATAACAAatggtgcttgctgtggtaccttaatcCAGATTAAGGCGTGGTACCCTAAAATGATATAGAGCAATAAAAATCATACAATTCAAACTTAGAGGAAGAGGATGGCGGAAGATTTAAAGGTTTAATATGGGTGGAGCATGaaggaagaagatcctaacATGAAAGGAATTTAGATGATCTATCTGAATTGCGAGTTGAATTAAAAACTGTAATTTTCATATTGTGTATTATATAACATAAACAAACTTAAAAAGtctatgttattaattcattaagTCGATTATTAACCTTTTTAAAATTGCAATAGTAAATTTTTTCGCCttttttcaataaaattataacttaaaatatcACATGGGGTAccacacccaaaaaaatttCTGGTTACCACAGAATTTACCGTAACAAATTATATGTACATCCTCCTTACGTATTAATTTACCACAAAGAAatagagaaagaagaaagggaggaATGTGGTAGCTCAACTAAATTGACCTAATAATATAGGATAAGGGTTGAAGATAAGGATTTTAATGGTCAACAACAAATCTATTGGCTCGATGAAATAATGActctaataatatataaaactaAGTTTCGATTCAAAAGTAAGTTTTATAGTAATTTTGCGAATTATGGGTTTCCTTGAGAAATTGCAGGTAATGTTCACGAATAGGAAGGAGCGAGGTGAGTTATTGGAGGGCTTGGTAATAAGCAACAAAGACGTCAACATCCCAAATTTTCCGCAGGTAAACAATTTACCCCTCTCTGGATTTTGAACTCATGTTATCCATTCTAATTGACCTTCATGCTTTCATTATATAATATAGTTACTCATTAATGTCCCTTTAATTTGCAGAGGATACATCTTCTCTGGGGTGAGACTGATCAAATTTTCAAGGTGGAGCTTGCCCAAAATATGAAAGAGTATGTCTAGACtatctaaaataaattaagtGTACATATCAAACTAACATATACTCCCTCCCTCcattcctatttatctgtccactttgagaaaaataatttattcatatttaactgtccatttagcgtttcaagagagtattaaatgatgttttgaCAACTAATACCTTTAtcagaacaataaatgaagaaagataaaatgcaatctaaagggtaaaaatgaaaaacaaatagtactacttttatgaaaaccaacaaaattaattgcactccttaatatgtgtgtttcttctcttcccggacagttaagagcatctccaatgctagttcttaattcttagttcttagcattattcatgtgggtccgtactgccacatgtgcttaagcaactctttgcagatttcGCTCCAACCAtgaattcttagttcttagttcttatcatTATTTATCCGGTCCTACAATaccattattttcatttttttatttccatataattttgatttaaatttaaatgctaatttaatacttaaattaaatgaatgagagagaaaaaattaactttttatgctaagaactcaaaagtaaaacatcttatataagaacctagttcttatttttaagaactttgaactccacgtcatcccctccaatggttaaaaactcagttcttagttcttaactcaaaaataagaactaagaaccttgtattgaagatgctcttaaataggaacggagggagtataattgATTCATTGTTGGGATTGGTTAATTTTTGCATTCTACAAAAAGTTGGTGAACTAACCGTTCATTAATATACACTTACACCTAGGGGTGTCATTAAATTGAATTGACATGATGAACAAGATAATTCAAATCAATATGATGGGTTAGTAATGATTTAGATGGTTGGTTCACTTTTTTCCCAATCTAAATTAAACCAATTGGGGTTAGTCgattaacaatttttttaatcagcTTGATCTATTGTAACATATGCATGATCTAATTAATGACTGCAGGGAACTAGGAGATGCTGCATCATTTCAAGGCATAAAGAAAGCTGGTCACCTAGTTCACTTGGAGAGACCATGTGTCTACAATAGATATCTCAAGCAGTTTATTGCTTCCTTCTTGGCGTCAATTAATGAAGACAAAATATAATCCAATTAAGTTTTCAACCTTGTTATGCGCTGCTCAGGTTAttggtttttactttttagccTAAAATGGAGATGATGTAAAAGATATCATGTCTCTCATATTCATTGTATTTTCTAAACAGTAATAAACTACTTTTCATTAGATAATTTTTGCCACAGCTGGAGTCACGACATAACAAAAATATAAGAATGCCAAAGGAGTCGGCATTAATATTTCTttcagaaaaaagaaacaaattagTCTTTGAAACCAAAAATCTAGATTCATGAGTTTATTATGTGTACAGAAAGTACTAACACCATGCATTCTTTGTTTACAAATACGTGACCCCTGATTAATTATACAAAATATGTAAGCTTTCTAAATATTTGGTTTATCCCTGTTCACCTCGGGCTCTAGAGTTCTTTTCTTGTATGCTTGGTGGAGGTGCTAAGTTGTATCTTGgctggagatggtggtggtgttgaCACACTCTGAGACTCAAGTTATTGAGAGAGCAAAAAGAGATTCCATGTGTTTGATTAAGAAGAATACATAAATGCGAAGAATGAATAATATGTCATGTAAATGAATAAGATGACATGTATTTATAGGCTATGCGTGTATATATGTTTAATGTCTCTGCAAGTGTGTGAGAAATCTATTAATTAAGTAAAGCTTTCAAGCGCATGGTTGGCTTTGATGTCATCGTACTTATGGATTATCCTCGACCCTTTGGTGGGTCGGTCAGACACTTTGTCACTCATGCTGGGGTGGTCTGTTCCTGGACCAGGTTGTTCTGGATGTCCGCATGACGTCTGCTTAAAAACATAACCTAGACCCAATCGTGCTGCTTGTACGGCTTTTAGTGTTGACCTAAACAACCctaaaagaaaatacttttgattttttattatataatttttatatgttttaatttaactAACTAAAAAGAAATTATTCACAGTTCTAACTTGAcggttgtttgttgttgttattcCCTCCTACGTATTTCTAGTGCAATGGAGAACTCAAAACCACACAGTTCTAATAAAAAAGACATTATATATAATTgtgtatttattttattatattatattcttaacagtttttttatcttaaataatttgaaataaaaatttgaTTTATGAGAGGGACCCTTAAGAAGGTGTTTTAAACGGCTTCTACGCTAGAAGATCCAAAATACCATAGCCGGCCCAAAGGACTTCCTCTTAAGTAAGTTTCATAAGGAAAAATTGGATGACTTACTAAAGAAATATCTCGTCCCAGCCGGTGTGCGAGCGGCCACCTAAAGTCCGAGATACAACGAGAAAAAGCAAGGTGACTTGATGCCCAATTATATGCTCTCGGAAGCTCCTTCATAAGAACTACTTTTGAACTTATAAAGACAACAATGATGTATCTCAAGTCTATAAATATAGGTGTGGTCGATCATATCTCATTGCTCGTTGTTGCGGTTAAAAACAACACACGCAAAAGAGCAAGTGCACCATATCGCTCAAATAATATAGAATTTTGAAGTCACGGTTTTTGAAtccaagggagtaggaaaacaaaataaactaGGGGTGATTTCATAGTTCAGGCAACCAGGGATTGAAGATTATTGTGTGTGAATCATGCAAGCAAGCAAAACAAATAGCAAGATTGAGAAAATCATAATAAGAAAGCCTCGAGATTGAAAATCGGTTGGATCATATCTCTTCggtgttatatatatatatatatatatatatatatatatatgttatctAATTATCTTTTTGTTAGATAAATCGTGAGGTTATACCAAAACT
This window harbors:
- the LOC130714273 gene encoding uncharacterized protein LOC130714273; protein product: MVNLVAAQRPLMHGLMKMAGIRPYTVEIDSGTVMSFWVPSETISKPKKKDEKPEIVAKPTKPTVVLVHGFAAEGIVTWQFQVGALTKKYAVYVPDLLFFGGSTTDKEDRSPGFQAECLAVALRKLGVEKCVVVGFSYGGMVAFKMAEMYPELVQAMVISGSILAMTDSISESSLQELGFSSSKELLLPDSVKGLKALLSVAAHKKLWFPNRLHKDFLEVMFTNRKERGELLEGLVISNKDVNIPNFPQRIHLLWGETDQIFKVELAQNMKEELGDAASFQGIKKAGHLVHLERPCVYNRYLKQFIASFLASINEDKI